Proteins co-encoded in one Candidatus Tectomicrobia bacterium genomic window:
- a CDS encoding ATP-dependent 6-phosphofructokinase, with translation MRHLGILTGGGDCPGLNAVIRGAVLTAAREGVRMTGIRNAFGGLLHKSYVQLEPETVEDLLQRGGTFLGSSNRDNPFAYPMNIDGQQRVVDVSDTILSNFRELGLDGLIAVGGDGTLAITHGLSQKGLPAICVPKTIDNDLLATDVTFGFDTAVGTATEAIDRIRTTAESHGRLMVVEVMGRNAGWIALFCGLSGGADVILLPEIPFSMEAVAAKIREDRAEGKNFSIIVVAEGAHLKGQDVVVKAMVNDPTEPRRLGGIGNLVGKTLEEITGIETRVTVLGHIQRGGTPSTYDRNLSTRFGVHAALNAMAGNFGHLVALRHGAIALVPLGEAAKGQRLVPLDSDFLRVGRSVGISFGDEE, from the coding sequence ATCCGGCACCTGGGAATCCTCACCGGGGGAGGGGACTGCCCCGGGCTGAACGCCGTCATCCGGGGGGCCGTCCTCACCGCCGCCCGGGAGGGGGTACGGATGACCGGCATCCGCAACGCCTTCGGCGGCCTCCTCCACAAGAGCTACGTGCAGCTCGAGCCGGAGACGGTCGAGGACCTGCTCCAGCGGGGCGGCACCTTTCTGGGCAGCTCGAACCGCGACAACCCCTTCGCCTACCCCATGAACATCGACGGCCAGCAGCGCGTGGTGGACGTCTCCGACACCATCCTTTCGAACTTCCGGGAGCTGGGACTGGACGGGCTCATCGCCGTCGGGGGGGACGGCACCCTCGCCATCACCCACGGCCTCTCCCAGAAGGGCCTGCCCGCCATCTGCGTCCCCAAGACCATCGACAACGACCTCCTGGCGACGGACGTGACCTTCGGCTTCGACACCGCCGTGGGGACGGCCACCGAGGCCATCGACCGCATCCGCACCACGGCGGAGAGCCACGGGCGGCTCATGGTGGTGGAGGTGATGGGACGGAACGCCGGGTGGATCGCCCTCTTCTGCGGGCTCTCCGGGGGGGCGGACGTGATCCTGCTGCCCGAGATCCCCTTCTCCATGGAGGCGGTGGCCGCCAAGATCCGAGAGGACCGCGCCGAGGGGAAGAACTTCAGCATCATCGTGGTGGCCGAGGGGGCCCACCTCAAGGGCCAGGACGTGGTGGTGAAGGCCATGGTGAACGATCCGACCGAGCCCCGCCGCCTGGGCGGCATCGGGAACCTCGTGGGGAAGACGCTCGAAGAGATCACCGGCATCGAGACCCGCGTCACCGTCCTCGGCCACATCCAGCGCGGGGGCACCCCTTCGACCTACGACCGCAACCTCTCCACCCGTTTCGGCGTCCACGCCGCCCTGAACGCCATGGCGGGGAACTTCGGCCATCTGGTCGCCCTCAGGCACGGCGCCATCGCCCTCGTCCCGCTCGGGGAGGCCGCCAAGGGCCAGCGCCTCGTCCCCCTGGATTCGGACTTCCTCCGGGTGGGCCGCTCGGTGGGCATCTCCTTCGGGGACGAGGAGTGA
- a CDS encoding isocitrate dehydrogenase: MPKRHEITELLGDGIAEELCHSVRAVAAALPIEVAFDTVNLEHSNRRTHGRQLYDQAVASMRRTGAGLKYPTATVEESPNAILRKLLKFAVIHRPVTSIPGLKTHFTGKIDLDIVRVATGGTYDDPGQMVGDYAAVSLRVVDRKTCEQAARYAFAIAARDRKTLTSSSKYTIQRVTDGLFEDIVDEVAKDIAFAGQVKHSRELFDALLAKLVMRPEHFQVILVLNEYGDFLSDLASGLIGSLGLGASVSLAFDERGRVSTAMFDATHGTAPDIAGQDKANPTAILLAFSLLLAHVGEARAAAALRRGLFDCLDAKEATPDLGGALGTQAFTEAVIRRTLERLKG; encoded by the coding sequence ATGCCGAAGCGCCACGAGATCACCGAGCTGCTGGGGGACGGCATCGCGGAGGAGCTCTGCCACTCCGTCCGCGCCGTGGCGGCGGCCCTGCCGATCGAGGTGGCCTTCGACACGGTGAACCTCGAGCACTCGAACCGCCGCACCCACGGGCGCCAGCTCTACGACCAGGCGGTGGCCTCCATGCGCCGCACGGGGGCGGGCCTCAAGTACCCGACCGCCACCGTCGAGGAGAGCCCCAACGCCATCCTGCGGAAGCTCCTCAAGTTCGCCGTCATCCACCGGCCCGTGACCTCCATCCCGGGGCTCAAGACGCACTTCACGGGCAAGATAGACCTCGACATCGTCCGGGTGGCCACCGGGGGCACCTATGACGACCCGGGCCAGATGGTGGGCGACTACGCTGCGGTGAGCCTGCGGGTGGTGGACCGCAAGACCTGCGAGCAGGCCGCCCGCTACGCCTTCGCCATCGCGGCGCGGGACCGCAAGACCCTCACCTCCTCGAGCAAGTACACCATCCAGCGGGTGACGGACGGGCTCTTCGAGGACATCGTGGACGAGGTGGCCAAGGACATCGCCTTCGCGGGCCAGGTGAAGCACAGCCGCGAGCTCTTCGACGCCCTGCTCGCCAAGCTGGTCATGCGGCCCGAGCACTTCCAGGTCATCCTGGTGCTGAACGAGTACGGGGACTTCCTCTCCGACCTCGCCAGCGGCCTCATCGGGAGCCTGGGCCTGGGCGCCTCGGTCTCCCTCGCCTTCGACGAGCGGGGCCGGGTGTCGACCGCCATGTTCGACGCCACCCACGGCACCGCCCCGGACATCGCGGGGCAGGACAAGGCGAACCCGACGGCCATCCTGCTGGCCTTCTCGCTCCTCCTCGCCCACGTGGGGGAGGCCCGGGCGGCGGCGGCGCTCCGGCGGGGGCTCTTCGACTGCCTGGACGCGAAGGAGGCCACCCCGGACCTGGGCGGGGCGCTCGGCACCCAGGCCTTCACCGAGGCCGTCATCCGCCGCACGCTGGAGCGGCTGAAAGGATAA
- a CDS encoding class I SAM-dependent methyltransferase, with protein sequence MTPDPFERYQHNLHLSPISTPSLEALAGRCGLGRESAVLDAACGKGGACLVLARRFGCPVVGVEARPEFAEEARRLALFSDLAHLVDVVEGGPGELLFDEGYFDLALRLGPARPFPVLEAARRLSPLVRPGGWMILGAVVWKPGARAAAPEALRAWAGAAAPAGVREAEALRRDFAAEGLEAVDHRVEPDASWESFYAPQARAILESRRESGLSSRERETLDRWQRELELFHSGGGREVLAYASFLLRLPDRDETPGAGIR encoded by the coding sequence ATGACGCCCGACCCTTTCGAGCGCTACCAGCACAACCTGCACCTCTCCCCCATCTCGACGCCCTCCCTGGAGGCCCTCGCGGGGCGCTGCGGCCTCGGCCGGGAGTCGGCCGTGCTCGACGCGGCCTGCGGGAAGGGAGGGGCCTGCCTCGTCCTCGCCCGGCGCTTCGGCTGCCCGGTCGTGGGGGTGGAGGCCCGGCCGGAGTTCGCCGAGGAGGCCCGCCGCCTGGCCCTCTTCTCGGACCTCGCCCATCTCGTGGACGTGGTGGAGGGGGGGCCGGGGGAGCTCCTCTTCGACGAGGGCTACTTCGACCTCGCCCTCCGGCTGGGCCCGGCGCGGCCCTTTCCCGTCCTGGAGGCCGCCCGGCGGCTCTCCCCCCTGGTGCGCCCAGGGGGCTGGATGATCCTGGGCGCGGTGGTGTGGAAGCCGGGGGCGCGGGCCGCCGCGCCGGAGGCCCTGCGGGCCTGGGCCGGGGCGGCCGCCCCGGCCGGGGTGCGGGAGGCGGAGGCGCTGCGCCGGGATTTCGCGGCGGAGGGCCTGGAAGCCGTGGATCATCGGGTCGAGCCCGACGCCTCCTGGGAGTCGTTCTACGCGCCCCAGGCCCGGGCCATCCTGGAGAGCCGCCGCGAATCCGGGCTCTCCTCCCGGGAGCGCGAGACGCTCGACCGGTGGCAGCGGGAACTGGAGCTTTTCCACAGCGGCGGGGGGCGGGAGGTCCTGGCCTACGCCTCGTTCCTCCTGCGCCTCCCGGATCGAGATGAGACTCCGGGGGCGGGGATCCGGTAA
- the gatA gene encoding Asp-tRNA(Asn)/Glu-tRNA(Gln) amidotransferase subunit GatA: MNEIVSLTLHDLGGKLRARELSAEEAARAYLARVAETEERVHAYLSVLEEEALEAARAADSRLKAGERGSPLLGVPVAVKDLLCMKGTRTTCGSRILERFTAPYDATAVARLKAAGAVILGKLNMDEFAMGSSTERSAYGPTRNPWNLETTPGGSSGGSAAAVAARSAAAALGSDTGGSIRQPAACCGVVGMKPTYGRVSRYGLVAFASSLDQIGPFARTVRDCALMLAAVSGHDPRDSTSATEPVPDYAAELDSGAKGMRIGIPKEYFIEGMDGEVEASVREAIRVMEGLGARIEEVSLPHTEYALPVYYILAPAEASSNLARYDGVRYGLREEGDSEFGPLFGMYAASRQAGFGEEVKRRIMLGTYALSSGYYDAYYTKAQRVRTLVSRDFREAFKKVDVILSATAPTPAFRLGERMDDPIAMYLSDILTIPCNLAGLPGISVPCGLTSGKLPIGLQFVGRPFGEGEVLRAAAAFEGATAHHRALPPL; the protein is encoded by the coding sequence ATGAACGAAATCGTCTCGCTCACCCTCCACGACCTCGGCGGGAAGCTCAGGGCGCGGGAGCTCTCCGCCGAAGAGGCGGCGCGCGCCTATCTCGCCCGCGTCGCCGAGACGGAGGAGCGCGTCCACGCCTACCTGAGCGTCCTGGAGGAGGAGGCGCTCGAGGCCGCCCGCGCGGCCGACAGCCGCCTCAAGGCGGGAGAGAGGGGCTCCCCCCTCCTGGGCGTCCCCGTGGCGGTCAAGGACCTCCTCTGCATGAAGGGCACGCGCACCACCTGCGGCTCGCGCATCCTGGAGCGCTTCACCGCCCCCTACGACGCCACCGCCGTGGCCCGGCTCAAGGCGGCGGGGGCGGTCATCCTGGGCAAGCTCAACATGGACGAGTTCGCCATGGGCTCCTCCACCGAGCGGAGCGCCTACGGCCCCACCCGCAACCCCTGGAACCTCGAGACCACGCCGGGGGGGAGCAGCGGGGGCTCGGCCGCCGCCGTGGCGGCCCGCTCGGCCGCGGCGGCGCTGGGCTCGGACACGGGGGGCTCCATCCGCCAGCCGGCCGCCTGCTGCGGGGTGGTGGGGATGAAGCCCACCTACGGCCGCGTCTCGCGCTACGGCCTCGTCGCCTTCGCCAGCTCGCTCGACCAGATCGGGCCCTTCGCCCGCACCGTGCGCGACTGCGCCCTCATGCTCGCCGCCGTGAGCGGGCATGACCCGCGCGACTCGACCTCCGCGACCGAGCCCGTGCCCGACTACGCCGCGGAACTGGACTCAGGGGCGAAGGGGATGCGCATCGGCATCCCAAAGGAGTACTTCATCGAGGGGATGGACGGGGAGGTCGAGGCCTCGGTGCGCGAGGCCATCCGGGTGATGGAGGGGCTGGGGGCGCGGATCGAGGAAGTCTCCCTCCCCCACACCGAGTACGCGCTGCCGGTCTACTACATCCTCGCCCCGGCCGAGGCGAGCAGCAACCTCGCCCGCTACGACGGGGTGCGCTACGGGCTGCGCGAGGAGGGGGACTCCGAGTTCGGCCCGCTGTTCGGGATGTACGCCGCGAGCCGCCAGGCCGGCTTCGGGGAGGAGGTGAAGCGCCGCATCATGCTCGGCACCTACGCCCTCTCCTCGGGCTACTACGACGCCTACTACACGAAGGCGCAGCGGGTGCGCACCCTGGTGAGCCGCGACTTCCGGGAGGCTTTCAAGAAGGTGGACGTGATCCTCTCGGCCACGGCGCCGACCCCCGCCTTCCGGCTCGGGGAGCGTATGGACGATCCGATCGCCATGTACCTCTCGGACATCCTCACCATCCCGTGCAACCTGGCCGGGCTGCCGGGCATCAGCGTCCCCTGCGGCCTCACCTCGGGAAAGCTCCCCATCGGGCTCCAGTTCGTCGGGCGGCCATTCGGGGAGGGCGAGGTGCTGCGCGCGGCGGCCGCCTTCGAGGGGGCGACGGCCCACCACCGGGCGCTCCCTCCCCTCTAG